The Thiothrix subterranea genome has a segment encoding these proteins:
- a CDS encoding glycine zipper 2TM domain-containing protein has protein sequence MKTLHSFTTSAMTLAILLSLTACSGMTTREKNTAVGAGVGAVAGSVVTGGSTAGALGGAAVGGVIGNGVR, from the coding sequence ATGAAAACGTTACATTCATTCACTACCAGTGCCATGACCCTTGCTATTTTGCTGAGTCTGACCGCGTGTTCGGGAATGACAACCCGCGAGAAAAATACTGCCGTGGGCGCAGGTGTTGGTGCCGTTGCCGGTAGCGTGGTAACAGGTGGCTCCACCGCCGGAGCGCTTGGTGGTGCAGCGGTTGGTGGCGTCATCGGTAACGGCGTGCGCTAA